The Xiphophorus hellerii strain 12219 chromosome 3, Xiphophorus_hellerii-4.1, whole genome shotgun sequence genome segment ATGGTTGCAAACATTAAgcaatacaattttttttgtagttttgttttcttttaaatttcaaCTCTGAGTTTGACAGTTCTCTATCTTAATTCTAGGTTTTGCATTTGGTGTGCCTCAGATCCATCCGGCGTTTATCCAAAGACCATATGGGTATGTTTAGCACTAAAACTTCAGCTTGTTTTACAAAATCTGTCTGtataaaattggaaaaataaaaatgtaaagatcaaatatctattttaaacatacatttattGTTGCCtccacctttttttcccccacatgaATGAGGACTTGTGAGTGTCTATGTGTGCTCCACTGCTTGAGGGTTGACTGTGAAGGAAGTGCGCATATGTCCCAGAGCCACTGCAGGACTTGACTCCATGTTGTCTTGTCTCTCTCTGATCTGACAGGCTCGGTAACGGTTAAAATAGCTGATGGGGGGACATGATGATTTGAAGGAATAGCTGAGTCTGCATTGGGCAGAGCGCTAAAGTGTTACCTGTATACTGTGACATACACAAACGAACCGCAATGGTGACTAGATGCATGGAAAGtattttggttgttgttttgttgtttttttttctccagttttcttATAGTACATAGATTGGTGTGTGCCTTGTGTTCAGTATGATGTGGTGTTCAGCTTAACTGTGTGCCTATTTCTACTTGCAGTGGGGGGAAGAGGGTGGTGCAGAGTGGGCAGATTTGATCAGATTTTACAGGGAATTATAACTCTGCTGAGGAGTGTTGATccttcccccccacccccttttAATTGGTTGTGCTCTAGCctgtttctttgatttttgtttttatttctttctcgGTTTCTAGTTAACACGACATGTTTTGTTGTGCAAGGGGCGGGCCGACAACCACTCACAGTGTGTTAATTTAAATTTCTCATCccctgcaacaaaacaaacactggcTTGCATGTGGGagttgattttctgtttatcttACCCCCATgatgctgtgtttttatttcattaaccTAATGCATTAATTTGTAGATTAAATCAGCAAGCAGGCCATGCttgacttttttccttttgctgtatattttcagaaatgtggcaaaccaaaaatgtcatttaactgcagattaaacacaaaaaataataataatggggAGGCTTTCAATTAACACTTTGGCAATTTAGTTGACTTTATATTAGGTATGGGACAGTAATCAGTGTCAAGGTTTTATAAAGTTACGTTTTCAAAACTACAAATGTTTTCCATCATACTATTTCTACTGTTCAAAGTTCTTTTAATGCGATGAAAGTGTAAGTGTTGTTTGTAGCGTAGAGTAGCCCCTCCCCCAGCTAATGCTGCACACTGCCATTGAGCAGACTGAAAGGAAGTTCATGCATTTTCCACTTGCTTACAAATAAGACAAATTTCCTTCTTGGAACTACTGTTACTCTCACTGATGTAACATGTATTCATAACTCtgcaataaatcacagaaaagtCCCAAAAGCCACAATATTAGAGCCCTGAGCCGCAGCATTCTTGTTATCAAAATATCGTATGAAATAAGCGATATgactaaatttattttctggccTGTGTTTTGCATTTAGCCACtgtatttttgacatattttgctGCTTTAGCAAAGCTATGActtaaataataacatttaacaacataaaacttttattttcacttagtgaagatggtttttgttgttgtttttctttacaattgCTTTTCATTTCAGTCAGTCCATACTTTCATTTTCTCTTGTCCATTTGCtccagacttaaaaaaacaaaccttcatacacagaaatgttttgacatGTAAAACCTGTGGAAATACTAGGTTTTCAAATGGCAACTAAATGAATGTATATAATAATAACAAGAAAGTTACCTATAGTCATTTAAAGGGTTAAACTGCATTTGGAAAGCAATCAAGGACGTCTAAGCATCAGACTGCAGGCTGGCTACCACTGCAGATTGCCTTACTATTTAAGAATTTCTGCGGAACTCAATAAAGAGCCACAGAGGTATAATGTTCTTGTACCATAAGCATGTTTACTTAGAGACtaatataaaaatgaatgctATAAATTATAATCCTACAACTTTATAAGTCctatgtttaatattttttagtttatcAGCAGTAggaattttattacttttttaaaaaaaagaaaatcagttggATCATCTGTTGTTAAATCCAGTTTATTATACTATACTAAGGAAAGCTCATACTACTCCATGCCTactttttgatttgattgtacaataaaagaaaaaaaaaagaagtctgaATTGGGCCTTCGGTTGGAGACGAAGATCTTAGCCACACAGTTAGACAGCAGCTGTTTGCCACAGTGATCTGCACAGCGTCTCAAATTCTCTTGGAAAATAGGAGTCAGTCAGCGGCACTGTTAATAATGTATGGCACAGACGGGGCCGCTCAGCTTCGGGACAACAGGTGGACCTAGCCATGCGCCCATGAAGGCTTCGGGTTATGTGCAGGGGATTACCCATGTGTCCTGCTGATTTACAAAGCACCTTTATTTAGCTCCTAACTTGTGGGACGATGAAATGTTCCTCTGCGTTCAAGAAAACATAGTCATGTAGTTAAACTTTCTCCTTTGAAGGTGTCATATTACAGGAAAAGTTTTGTCACAAGGAATCAACacagtttgtattttgtttgttcGTTTGTTAGTTTTTATGTCTTCCGATTGAAAATGGCTGAAGTAACTGTCCTACACTCACCCAAAAGAATAATATAACAAAGtcctaattatttaaattagccAGCACTCCCTGGCTGTGATGATTAAAAATTAAGCAATGTAAATGAAACCATAGAACAGTTGACCAGCACTCTGCCATGTGCACTGGAGGATAAGATCAGCTTGTCCTTTTGAGATGACAAGGGGAGCAAAAATAGCACGCATCCAGCCTCCCTTGTCAGTCAAATCGGGTATGTTTGTGTGGGGGGGTGTATGTCTCTAAAAAAAAAGGGGAGGGGGCCCACTTATGTGTGAACAGATATGTTTCACACCTGTTCCTCTGTATATTTACTGAGGGTGACTTCAGCACAAGTTTGAACTGGGGAAAAGTTTACCCAGATacaaagatttctttttgtcCTCTCATGTACTGTGCTTTGCTAAGGTATTCAGGTTCTTGTAaccatttttattacatttctattttattttacaaacacaaaccacTTTTTTTGTGATGGGCCAACAAAAATGTGTGCAGGATTGTGAAGTGTAacaaaagtatatatattttaaaaagaacagtttttaaaatttggtgtgtgtttgtgcttagCCTCCTTGACTCTAATGTCTCTAAATAATATCCAGTGACTAAGACTAAAGATGAATGCACTTTTAAAAGAGCAGAAAGACATTAATGAGCAAAAGCCATTAGGTTAAAGTACCTACAAGTCATGTTGGGATACAGCAAACATATTCAAGGCAGAGAGCTCtcataaaattaaatcagaaccGACTGCATACAAAAGGCAGTTAGTGTGGTACTATGCAACAGGCTAAACAGACAATCTCTAAAGTGTAATATAGTGGGGACAGCCTCGTGGTGTGAGGATCCAGCAGGGACATGACAACTGGTCAATTAATGGAAAGTTAATGGAGCCAAATACCTGGCAACCCTGGAAGAACCCTTTAGAGCAAAAGATGTGGACTGATTCACCGTGAAGCAGGACAAAAACCCAGAACAGATCTGGAGCTGTAATGGAACAGCGTAGATGCAAAACATAATCATGTGTTGGAATGTTTCAgccaaagttcagatctaaacCCAATTGAGAAGCTATGGCAATACTTGAacattgatgttcacagatgctctgtGCCTAAGCTGACTGATTTTGAGAATATCAGATTTTATCTTGTAGTTCTGTAGCTATTAGAGACCCACCTCCAAAAAATTACTACTGTAATAGCATTGAAAGGAGAATTGAATTAAGCGGTTAAGTATAAAATGAACTCCAAAGTCATAAGATGTATGATTTTCTTtgcacttcacaattatgcactactttgtgttggtctatcacatagaATCCCAGTAAAATATAGTAAGGTTTGTAGGTGTATGATggcaaaacatggaaaaaattaaaggctataaatacttctgcaaggctCTGGATCTTCATGTATTGCTCTTCAGATGGCATATGCTGCTACAActcaattatttctttattattgtcatttttttgttttgttttgtttttaaaaactgtgtcCAGTCATTTTGGACACagatatgtttgtgttttaggaTGTATTAACATGTGTGGCATGCCAGTATGTGTGGTGTTGTGCCAGACTATGGACAGGGGGAATAATGTCCACTTCTTGTGCTGGGATGTTGTGGTGTTTTTGTGACAAACTCgcattttgtcaaatatgtttttgttttttttcttctgtggtgCAGAGCTTGGCTGTGCCTTCTTTTAATGCCTCACTGTGTTTCAGATtcaggtgcttttttttttcagaattaaagCTGCACCCGTGTTCCTTTtggtttttgctgcttttttttttaactcttcatttctaggcagggtttttttttcagttgttaaTGAATGGATTTGCTGTGCCTTGAGTACTGGGTTGATATATTTGGCACCTGCTTTTcagttttccagattttttattttttagtttcagCGTCTGGAAGATAACAGGCCACTACTCTTCTCTGAACCTGTGAATGTTTCTGTCCAACAGGATCCCGGCCCACTACGTCTACCCTCAGGCCTTCGTCCAGCCCAGTGTGGTGATCCCTCATGTACAACCCTCTGCTGCTACAGCAAcagccgccgctgctgctgcaacTTCCCCTTACCTTGACTATACGGGGGCAGCTTATGCCCAGTActctgctgctgccactgctgccgccgccgctgcagctgctgcttatGATCAGTACCCTTATGCGGCCTCGCCGGCACCTACGAGCTACATGACCACAGCCGGGTATGGATACACCGTCCAACAGCCGCTCGCTACTGCTGCAACACCTGGagctgctgcggctgctgccGCCTTTAGCCAGTATCAGCCTCAGCAGCTTCAGACAGATCGCATGCAGTAAATTCACAAAGACCACCTTCATGCCAGGGAAGAGGGGCGATTCTCTCCTTCGCTCCTAGTTGACATTCGCTCCTAGTGAAGACATTAATGTTATGAGATTGAGTTTTTCCAACTTTATACCCAAGAGCCTGAAGGAAATATGGAGATACATAAAGAAtaactgtatattttattcaagtGAGATCAGTATTGGATgtatatgaatatttaatatttattcagcaTTAAAACATGTTAGATAAAGAAAATTTGCTTGATCTTGTGTGAACTGCTGCTGAGTTGTACATATACAGCACAGTGTCTTTTATATGGAACTCCCAAGTGCATATTATATCTTATGATCAGGTTTTTTCTTCtacaattttaaagcaaaaatgcatGAGAACAGTGGGTTATATCATCATCCACTTCAGTATTTAATAGTATCGGaccattatttttgtttggaagGGCAGCGTACCTTAAGTCAGAAGTGTTTTGTTAGGACTAATTTTTAAGCAGCATTTAGAGTGAAATTGAGTAGTTTCACTTCAGTGGTTTGCTTTACAATGCATTTCTTGATGGCACATGTGAAATATGACAACTGTAGCAAGTAAAAGCACTCTTCTTCACCTCTCTTTGGTTAAGCAAATGAGAAGGAGAAACTGCTGAATGTGAATCTTgtattttgataaaatgttttcactgtgtgcctttttaaattatgctatttatgtatttattcaggaGCCTTGGAGCAATAAACGCTTTATTTAACACATGTAAGTAAAAGGCCTGCTGTTGAACATGCCCACCTGTCCTGCTGCATTTCTCATGATCAATAGCATGTAATGACTGAGTTATCTTGGTCTGACTGAACTCTGTTCTGTACATTGAACAAGTGTGTGAACGGTAACTAtaaatttaaagctttttgggtttttctttctagttctaattttttttctaaagtttgaAACTCttaaatgtatctttttatACTTGACCTGTTTGATAAGGACAGCGCTCGAACCGCATGAACTTTTAACTTGTTCAAATGTGCTGTGTATTATGTCTTTTGAcgtcaaaatgtttcaaatgcagGTACGTGAGCTGTTTATCTTGTAATGCATGATTCTAAATAATGTAATTTGggaaataaattgaatttttctt includes the following:
- the rbm24b gene encoding RNA-binding protein 24b encodes the protein MHSAQKDTTFTKIFVGGLPYHTTDSSLRKYFEVFGDIEEAVVITDRQTGKSRGYGFVTMADRASADRACKDPNPIIDGRKANVNLAYLGAKPRVIQPGFAFGVPQIHPAFIQRPYGIPAHYVYPQAFVQPSVVIPHVQPSAATATAAAAAATSPYLDYTGAAYAQYSAAATAAAAAAAAAYDQYPYAASPAPTSYMTTAGYGYTVQQPLATAATPGAAAAAAAFSQYQPQQLQTDRMQ